Proteins co-encoded in one Erinaceus europaeus chromosome 2, mEriEur2.1, whole genome shotgun sequence genomic window:
- the LOC103125781 gene encoding LOW QUALITY PROTEIN: cytochrome P450 2G1-like (The sequence of the model RefSeq protein was modified relative to this genomic sequence to represent the inferred CDS: substituted 1 base at 1 genomic stop codon): protein MALSWVATIILALILSCLLTLTMQKCRNKGAKLPPGPLPLPFLGNLLQLRNGYNIPSFNKLREKYGPVFTMYMGPQLVVVLHGHDAVKEALVDQADDFSDRGEIFLLDQCFQGYGVGFASGEGWKILRRFTLAVLKECGMGKXTNEEKIQEEAGFLTEQFHKTKGVPINPIFFLSRTVSNVISSMVFGSRFDYEDRDLLKLLQMMHEMTTELNMPWAQLYNIYHGVMRYLPGKHRCLYYLLEDLKEFIVSRVKANEASLDPHNPQSFIDCFLIKMHQDKDNPYMEFHFKNLVTTALGLFIAGIEPVGSILHCGLLLLLKYPEVQAKIQEEIDQVIGTHCIPSVDDRFQMPYTEAVIHEILRTKGTAFSLPRCVTQDTQFRGYLLPKSTNVLPLLGSVLRDPKYFRYPDAFYPQHFLDEQGHFKRNEAFVVFSSGKRICPGASMTHVELFLYFTSILQSLSLRSLMPLKDTDTQPFSSGMTNIVPTYELCFVERRAPPSG, encoded by the exons atggcGCTGAGCTGGGTTGCCACCATCATTCTGGCGCTCATCCTGTCTTGCCTGCTAACCCTAACCAtgcagaaatgtagaaacaaggGAGCCAAGCTGCCCCCAGGCCCCCTGCCTCTGCCCTTCCTGGGGAACTTGCTGCAACTCCGGAATGGATACAACATTCCATCTTTCAATAAG CTCAGGGAGAAATATGGCCCAGTCTTCACAATGTACATGGGTCCCCAGTTGGTGGTGGTTTTGCATGGACATGACGCAGTGAAGGAGGCCCTGGTGGACCAAGCAGATGACTTCAGCGATCGTGGAGAAATATTTTTACTGGATCAATGCTTCCAAGGGTATG GTGTAGGTTTTGCTAGTGGAGAAGGGTGGAAAATTCTCCGACGCTTCACCCTGGCTGTTCTCAAGGAGTGTGGAATGGGGAAATGAACCAATGAGGAGAAGATCCAGGAGGAGGCTGGCTTCCTTACAGAGCAATTTCACAAGACCAAGG GTGTGCCCATCAACCCCATTTTCTTCCTGAGCCGGACTGTCTCCAATGTCATCAGCTCCATGGTCTTTGGAAGCCGCTTCGACTATGAGGACAGGGATCTCCTGAAGCTGCTGCAGATGATGCACGAGATGACCACTGAGCTGAACATGCCTTGGGCTCAG CTGTATAACATATACCATGGAGTCATGCGATATTTGCCAGGAAAACACAGATGCCTCTACTACCTGTTGGAGGACCTCAAGGAATTTATCGTATCCAGGGTCAAGGCCAATGAAGCCTCCCTGGACCCACACAACCCTCAGAGCTTCATCGACTGCTTTCTCATAAAGATGCACCAG GATAAAGATAATCCCTACATGGAATTCCACTTCAAGAACTTGGTCACCACAGCTCTCGGCCTCTTCATAGCTGGCATCGAACCTGTAGGCTCAATACTGCACTGTGGCTTGCTGCTGCTGCTCAAGTATCCGGAGGTGCAGG CCAAGATCCAGGAAGAGATTGATCAGGTGATTGGAACACACTGCATTCCAAGTGTGGATGACCGGTTCCAGATGCCCTACACAGAAGCTGTAATCCATGAGATACTGAGAACCAAAGGAACAGCCTTCAGCCTCCCCCGCTGTGTCACCCAGGACACTCAGTTCCGAGGCTACCTGCTGCCCAAG AGCACCAATGTGTTGCCTCTGCTTGGCTCAGTCCTCAGGGATCCTAAATACTTCCGATACCCAGATGCCTTCTATCCCCAACACTTCCTGGATGAGCAAGGCCACTTCAAGAGGAATGAAGCTTTTGTGGTTTTCTCCTCTG GGAAGCGCATCTGCCCCGGGGCCTCCATGACCCACGTGGAGCTCTTTCTCTACTTCACCTCCATCCTGCAGAGCTTGTCCCTGCGCTCCCTGATGCCACTCAAGGACACTGATACCCAGCCTTTCTCCTCAGGCATGACCAATATTGTCCCCACCTATGAGCTCTGCTTTGTGGAACGCAGAGCGCCCCCTAGTGGGTGA